GTTCCCGAGCCTGAACTGGCCTTGGTCCTCAACTCTCGGGGCAGTCTGGTCGGTTACACCATCGGCAACGACATGAGTTCACGTGACATCGAGGGCGAAAATCTGCTTTACCTGCCCCAAGCCAAGACCTACAGCCGCTCGTGTGCCCTTGGGCCTTTCATCACCGTGGGAGTGGGTGAATCAGAAGCTCGCAGTTGGGAGATTCGAATCCAGGTTCAGCGTTCGGGAGAAATCGTGTTTTCGGGTGACACTTCTGTCAGCAAAATCAAAAGAAGCTTCAAGGAACTCATCGACTTCCTATTTCGCAGCCAGGAGTTTCCCCACGGAGCAGTGCTGCTGACTGGAACCGGGGTTGTTCCACCGGATCATTTCAGTTTGGAAGAAAAGGATGCGGTGCGCATCACGATAAGTGGCATAGGCACTTTGGAAAATCCTGTAATCCGGGTCTAAATAGCAGCCGTTCAAGCCTTCCAACCAGCCCGGGCTTCGTTTGAATGTCCGCCATCACATTACGCGAATCCACAATGCTGTTAGCCCACTCCGCCAACTCTTTATAATTCAGCACCTTGAGGGCCGTGGAGATGAGCACGAGATCATGGCGGGATATTGTTTAGTGATTGAGTGTCTAAAGTTTTCGACCAGAAGCCTCGGCGATAGGAATGTGACAGTGCTCGATCCATTTCCCAACTGCGCTATTGGCTTTAAATAAATTCTTAAAATAGCTCTTGATTTCTCGTTGGGCGGACTGAAGTTGATTCTGTCAGTTGAGAAACCGTCAGAAACTCATCCGTTAAAATCAATGGTGTAATCAGTAGCTTATGGATGACGTGGCAAGGAATATAAGGGGTTGGGAGCTCGAAGGGAAACTCCAGCATGATTGCGAGATAATGGTGGTTTATCAAGACCGCGCAACGCAGCAAGTTGCAAGTGTGTTATGCGATCACCTTGAGCATAGCCTGGAACCTGATCTTGATCTTACGTTCACCTGGCTTTCACTCGCCAAGCTGGATGTTCCTCACTGCATGCAAGGTGCAATTCACGCCGCCAGCTCGGCGGATTTGCTTATCTTTTCGCTAAGTACCGATCTGCCGAAGTCAGTTGAAGGTTTGGTCCAAGGGAGTTTGCAACACCGGACCAAGCGTAACGGGGCCATCATTGGATTGCTCGGCAAACACCTTCCCAGTGCAGGCATCAAACCACCTGTTCATCAGAAATTCGAGGCATTGGCCCGGCAAACAGGCTTCCAGTACTGGGCTCCTCAGTCTTGGAATGATCTCGGCGAAATTCCGGGATCGCTGGACTCCTTCCTGCGGCGTGCCTATGAAGTAACACCCCTCCTTGAAGAAATATTGCACCGTTGAACTCAATTTACTTTTGGACACAAAATTAGCCAACTCACCCGGGTTACATAATGTAACAACCAGCAATATACCCCATGAGGATTTTCCCGCCCCGTGCTTGAGGGTTCTTACCCCATATCTGACTGCAATTCCGTGGAATACCTTCTGCTCACAACGCGACTGATTTATTGTGAAAAAAATACACGTTCTTTTGGCTGACGACCACATGGTAGTTCGACAAGGCCTGCGTGCTTTGTTAACAACGGAAGAGGATATTGAAGTTGTTGGCGAAGCAGAAACAGGCCGGCAAGCCGTGGAAATGGCCAGACAACTGAACCCGGATGTGGTCTTAATGGACATCGTAATGCCATCCCTTAACGGACTGGAGGCAGCACGCCAGATCACGAAGCAAATGCCTGATTGCAAGGTTCTCATTCTGTCTTCATATGGCGATGACGAATACGTTCAACGCCTTACCGAGGTGGGCGCGACTGGCTACCTCATTAAACAAACGGCTGCAGACGATTTGCTCAAAGCCATCCGTGATGTGGAAAGGGGCAAAACTGTTTTCAGTCCTTCCATCGCGAGCAGATTTCAAGATACCCGGAAGGATGCTCTGGGAAAAACCCAAACGCTTCAATTACGCACGGAACATCTCACCTCCAGGGAGGCTGAAGTACTGCAGTTGATTGCGGAAGGTCAAACAAACAAGCAAATTGCGTTCGAATTGGGGATCAGCGCCAAAACAGTTGAGAAACACCGTCAGCAGGTGATGAATAAACTGAAAATCCACGATGTCGCAGGTCTCACCCGATATGCTTTGTCGAAGGGCATTATTAAGGCGAACGCCGAGTTGAAGCTCAGTTAACCGACTAACCTGCTTTGGGTGCACCATTGAGGTTATAATGCCCGGCGGGAACCCTTGCTTTGGAAAGTGTTCATTTAAAGGCTCTCCGATTACACTCCGAACGGATATGTTTCGTCAGGGTCGTGCGGCTCCCAATGCATTGTTCTTTCCAAAGGTTCGACCGCCCGGGTCTTATCAAAGTGTATAATGAAATCAAACTGCTCTGATAGCCGGGCATGGAAATAGTGACTCATTCGTTCTGTTTCAGGTCGATAAATCACCCCAATCGCTCTTTCGAGGCGGGCTTCTTGCAGACTCTCCTTCAACTCCCGTTCCTCCTGCAACGGTAGCAGGAAATTTGATACGCCAGTTTCATGAAAAAGAGTTTCGTAACTCCCCCGCAAAGCCGAACGCACACGTTTGAGTTGCGCCGGTTCATCCCATTCAGAAGCAGCCGTTACCGTGCCGTGATAGGTTGTAAAGCCAACCAGTACCGCCTGGGAACCATGTCTCTCACGAACCAGTTGTCCCACATTCCACTCTCCTCGATCACCCATTTGGGTCGCACGGGCATCACCCAGATGGGAGTTATGCGCCCAGACGACAATTTTTGGACTATGCACCTGCCTTTCGAGGTGTAACGACAGGGCCTCCAAGGTTTCAGCCATATGGCGGTCACGAAGGTTCCAGGATTCAATATGGCCCTGGAACATCACCCGATAATATTCCTCAGCATTTTTCACCAGCCGCGCATTCTGCTCCGCGTAAAAGAATTCATCTTCTGCAAGGCGCCCATCACCTGCAAGATACGCTCCCGCGCGCCGCCGCAGTTCGACCAACTCGCTTACCGCCTCCTGTTGACACGATTCGCTCAAATCAAAGCTCGCGGCATAACCATAAGCTTGAGGATTCTCCCCATGCTGCTCAAAACAGGAATAGCGGCCCCTCGCTCGCTTTCCAGCATCAGGATCAATCCTGTCCAAATAGTCCAATACGGCCCTGATTGAGGCATGAAGACTGTATAAATCCATGCCGTAAAACCCCACCCTTTTCTCATTGGCATTTACCTGATCGTTATGTTCACGCAACCACCCGACGAGGTCGAGAACATCGGCATTCCGCCACATCCATAAGGGAAAGCGCTTGAAATTTCCCAGCGCCTCGCTGGCCTCAACATCTTCACTATCACTTCGAATGTATCGGTTCACCCGATGTGCATCCGGCCAATCGGCCTCCACCGCCACGGCTGTGAACCCCTTCTCTATTATCAGTCTCTTTGTAATCTCCGCCCGGGTTCGATAGAATTCATGCGTACCATGGGTGGCTTCTCCCAAAAGTACAAACCGCGCATCTCCGATCGATTCCAATAAAAAGTCGTAGTCACAACTGGAACCCGTCAGAGGTATGGCAACTTCACGAATTAAATCGATCAGGGAACTGGAAATGCCTAGGGCCATAACCATTTATATTTCGCCATTTGCTCCATGCGAGTGCGCTCCCATCGTGGCGACATCTTCGGCGCATTGATTTATCATTTCCCGCACTTCCTCGTCACTTACCTGGGGGAAATGGCGGTAATACAGCCCGACCGCATAAAACGGTTCTGGTGTTTCAAGGCAAACGGTTTGTTCAACTTCTGTTTCAAAAGCCGCGCAGGTTTCCGGGGCCGCGACCGGCACCGCCACGATGATGCCTGCAGGTCGCTGTTGTCTTAACGCAAGCACGGCCGCACGCATGCTGGCGCCGGTGGCCAGCCCGTCATCTATTAAAATGGCAATCTTCCCTTGAATATGTGCTGGCGGCTTGCCGTTGCGATAAAGCATTTCCCGTCTTTGCAACTCACTCCATTCCTGCTCAGCTGCCTGCATGATGAGTTGCTCCGAAATGCCGAGCATATCCACCACTTTTTCGTTCACAACCCGGATTCCACCAGACGCGATTGCTCCCATCGCCAACTCTTCGTGTCCCGGAACACCAAGCTTGCGCACAACAAAAATATCCAACGGCACATGTAATTCTTCAGCCACCTCGAAACCCACAGGCACACCGCCTCGCGGGAGGGCAAGCACCACCACATCCGGGCGATCAGCCAGATACCTCAGGCGGGTTGCAAGTATTTGACCTGCTTCGGTTCGGTCGGAAAATAAATCTGCCATCGTATGTCCTGTCTCGTTATATCGCCAATTCATGAAATTTTGCTCAAGTAGTTTGAAATCTTAGGCTCTCATGGTTGCCAGCATCGTGCGCCTTTGAATTTGTCTTACGATTTTGACTTAAACCCATGAGTTCTGGAGTTTTTCGAGGATTACAGTTCCGCTGCACCCGGATATCATCACCTCCATAAACTGATGGCGATGGACTCCCATCGCAAAGTAGGTAAAGACCGTAGTCCCCAATAATTTAAGTATGAACGCGAGCCAAGCAGGTCGGATTAAGCAGGCAAGCGCTCCGAGGTAGCTCTTAAACAGCTGCGAAGCTCCCCGGCAAGCTGGCTCACATTTGGTTCCGTAAAGATGCTCCCATGAGAACCGGAAATGATCCTCACATCAACACCACCCAGACTAAATTCATCCCAGCCAAGCGAGCGGTCAAAGGAACAAAGTAACGGCTGCCTGCGTGTCCTAAACAAGGTTATGCGGCCAACATAAGGTTTTGTGACGTATTCCTGAAAGGCCCGAAGGTGAATCTGCCACAGATTTAATTCGTTCTCTGGTATTTGCTCGGTATTAATGACCCCTTCCAGGTCAAAATGCGACCGTCCCATCCGCTTTGGTTTAATTAAATTTAAAATTCTTCGTCGAATAACCCTGGCCTTCCGTTCGAAGAGATTGCGGCGGATTTCGGGTTTAAGCCTGCAAAAATCTTCCAACCCATAATAAAGATTAAGCAGGAATCCCCTGTAAAACTTTGCCCGTCTCCATGGCGCTTTGGTGTATGAAGTATTGATGGGCATACTCTCGAACAGCGCCAGGAACGCAACCTCTTCTCCCATCCGGGATAGCTGCCGCGCCATTTCGAAGCTGACATTTCCTCCAAAACAGTAGCCGCCAAGATAATAGGGGCCTCGAGGTTGCAACGTTCGAACCTCCTCCACGTACCGGCTGGCCATCACTTCGATACTTTCCAGCTCTGCCATTCCTCTCATACCTGGTGATTCAATCCCATAGATGGGTTGATCATCAGTAAAGCATGCTCCTAAATTGGCATAGCCCCAAAGAATGCCTCCACCTGCTCCGTGAACCAGGAACAATGGAGGCTTGGAACCACCATCCTTAATTGCCACCAGCAAGGATCTGGAGGCGGACAATTCTTTTTCACGAATGGCATTGGCCAACTGCGCGATGGTTGGAGTTTCAAACAGTATGGTAAGCGGAAGCCTCTTTCCGAACACTTTTTCAATTCTCGCAAATAATCGGACTGCCAGCAACGAGTGGCCTCCCAATTCAAAAAATTTGTCGTGAACTCCGATGGGGCGAATACCCAGGAGCTCCTCCCAGATACCCGCCAGTTGCTCCTCTGCAGAATCCCTGGGAGCCAGATACTTATGGTCGAGCGCAGGCCTGGTGCCCTCCGGATCAGGCAGGGCCAACCGATTTACCTTTCCGCTGGCAGTAAGTGGGAGAGTTTCCAGAAATACGTAAGCGGACGGCATCATATATTCCGGCAACTTATCTTTTAAATGCGACCGAAGCGCTTCGGAAGTCGGCTTTGATTTCCCTTTTGGCACAACGTAAGCCACCAGCTGCTTCTCCGTGGTCGAGATTTTGCGCGCCACCACCACACAATCCCTTACGGAATCATCAGCGGCGATGGCGGCTTCAATTTCTCCCAGTTCAATGCGAAATCCGCGGATTTTGACCATGGAATCAGTCCGGCCAAGGAATTCCAGATTTCCGTCAGAAAGATATCGGACAGTATCTCCCGTATGATAAAGTTTTGATCCTGTTTGAATTTCAAATGGATTGTCGATGAATCTCTCGGCAGTTAACTCATTTCGTTGTAGATACTCCAACGCCAGACCGTCTCCACCTGTGTAGAGCTGTCCGTATACTCCGATTGGGACCGGCCGCAAATTACAATCCAAAACATAACAAGTGGTGTTGGAAACTGGTTTTCCAATCGGGATGGAGCGATCTGCCGGCACCCGATGTGGTATGGCATGATAGCAGGTGAACGTCGTATTTTCTGTCGGGCCATACCCATTGATCAACTGGCAGTCCTCAAGAATTTCAAGGGCCTTTTCAACATGCGGCACAGAAAGGACATCCCCACCCGCCAGCAACTGGCGGACGTTCTTTAATCTTTCAACCTGCTCCTCCACCATTTGATGAAACAATCCGGCCGTGAGCCACAAAATTGTGATCCGCTGTTTTTCGATAAAACTGCCTAGATCAGATAACGAGGAAGGAATGGGAGGAAAAATCACCAGCCGTGCGCCATTCAACAGTGCACCCCAAATCTCGAAAGTGGAAGCATCAAAAGAAACTGGCGCCAATTGAAGGAAAACATTGTTTCCGGTCAGCGAGGCATAATTTGTCGCCTTCACCAACCGAACTACTCCACGATTGGGAACGCAAACACCTTTGGGACGTCCAGTCGATCCGGAAGTGAAGCAGACGTAGGCCACACTCTCAGGTCCACAAGAGGAAATTGGACGCTCTCCACTTTGCTCACTGACAGCTTTCCACTCCTTGTCCAAACAAATGGCTTTGAGGATATCGTGACCTGGTTCGGATTTCTTTGTTTGTCTCGGCAGGGCTTCGCGCAGTCTGGATTCGGTCAGGAGTACCCGGATCTCTGCATCCTCCATCATCAATGCCAATCTCTCCTTGGGATAAGTAGGATCCAGGGAAACATAACCGCCTCCGGCCTTCAAAATTGCCAGCAAGCCAACAATCATTTCAAACGACCGTTCCAAACAGAGTCCAACCAACTCGCCCGACTGCACCCCCGACCTGATCAGGTAATGCGCCAATTGGTTCGATTGTCGATTAAGCTGCCGGTATGACAGGCTTTTGCCTTCAAAGACTAATGCCACTGCATCGGGACTTGCAGAGGCTTGCTCCTCAAATAATTCTGCTATGGTTTTATTCTTTGGATAATCCGTTCGCGTCTGGTTCCATTCCACCAGCAATCGGTAGCGCTCCCCGG
The Pedosphaera parvula Ellin514 DNA segment above includes these coding regions:
- a CDS encoding fumarylacetoacetate hydrolase family protein; the encoded protein is MKLCRFRTSNHEPRVGLVVEDSFVLDLSSAGILSLESLLEAEDLRTQLENLSTKPLPRFSIGDIRFCAPVERQEVWAAGVTYLRSKKARMEESNFSATAYDRVYEAERPEIFFKSLPQKVVATGDAIGIRKDARWNVPEPELALVLNSRGSLVGYTIGNDMSSRDIEGENLLYLPQAKTYSRSCALGPFITVGVGESEARSWEIRIQVQRSGEIVFSGDTSVSKIKRSFKELIDFLFRSQEFPHGAVLLTGTGVVPPDHFSLEEKDAVRITISGIGTLENPVIRV
- a CDS encoding response regulator transcription factor, whose amino-acid sequence is MKKIHVLLADDHMVVRQGLRALLTTEEDIEVVGEAETGRQAVEMARQLNPDVVLMDIVMPSLNGLEAARQITKQMPDCKVLILSSYGDDEYVQRLTEVGATGYLIKQTAADDLLKAIRDVERGKTVFSPSIASRFQDTRKDALGKTQTLQLRTEHLTSREAEVLQLIAEGQTNKQIAFELGISAKTVEKHRQQVMNKLKIHDVAGLTRYALSKGIIKANAELKLS
- a CDS encoding erythromycin esterase family protein, with the protein product MALGISSSLIDLIREVAIPLTGSSCDYDFLLESIGDARFVLLGEATHGTHEFYRTRAEITKRLIIEKGFTAVAVEADWPDAHRVNRYIRSDSEDVEASEALGNFKRFPLWMWRNADVLDLVGWLREHNDQVNANEKRVGFYGMDLYSLHASIRAVLDYLDRIDPDAGKRARGRYSCFEQHGENPQAYGYAASFDLSESCQQEAVSELVELRRRAGAYLAGDGRLAEDEFFYAEQNARLVKNAEEYYRVMFQGHIESWNLRDRHMAETLEALSLHLERQVHSPKIVVWAHNSHLGDARATQMGDRGEWNVGQLVRERHGSQAVLVGFTTYHGTVTAASEWDEPAQLKRVRSALRGSYETLFHETGVSNFLLPLQEERELKESLQEARLERAIGVIYRPETERMSHYFHARLSEQFDFIIHFDKTRAVEPLERTMHWEPHDPDETYPFGV
- a CDS encoding phosphoribosyltransferase, which produces MADLFSDRTEAGQILATRLRYLADRPDVVVLALPRGGVPVGFEVAEELHVPLDIFVVRKLGVPGHEELAMGAIASGGIRVVNEKVVDMLGISEQLIMQAAEQEWSELQRREMLYRNGKPPAHIQGKIAILIDDGLATGASMRAAVLALRQQRPAGIIVAVPVAAPETCAAFETEVEQTVCLETPEPFYAVGLYYRHFPQVSDEEVREMINQCAEDVATMGAHSHGANGEI
- a CDS encoding non-ribosomal peptide synthetase, with the translated sequence MYNEITQNGGTTQVLLSYAQERLWFLDQITQASPLYSVSAAIRITGNLNVEALEWSLNEIVGRHESLRTNFVSVDGHPKALVCAPFYAKLETIDLGEVEPANQEQTLNRLCRAETKVPFDLTKDPLLRAKLLGLSSSDHVLLLMMHHIISDGWSMELLYVELGKLYSCRVQGAESPLAELPVQYGNYAGWQRRRLQGERLEKELAYWRTKLRNPLPMLELPTDRPRPKMLSHAGAVRRIQWSEKFSDSIRKRAQTEETTLFLLLLTAYKVLLQRYTGLEDIVVGSPVANRDQTAIEGLIGLFVNTLVLRTDVSGAPTFRELLTRVRETFFEALAHKEAPFEKLVEELKPERSLTYNPLFQVMFQVQNDPVQKLKLSGLELKFLPIEEGAARCDLTLSITESEEGLVLAVEYKTDLFDDATIDRLLEHYRVLLEGIISNPNQRISDLPILTAGERYRLLVEWNQTRTDYPKNKTIAELFEEQASASPDAVALVFEGKSLSYRQLNRQSNQLAHYLIRSGVQSGELVGLCLERSFEMIVGLLAILKAGGGYVSLDPTYPKERLALMMEDAEIRVLLTESRLREALPRQTKKSEPGHDILKAICLDKEWKAVSEQSGERPISSCGPESVAYVCFTSGSTGRPKGVCVPNRGVVRLVKATNYASLTGNNVFLQLAPVSFDASTFEIWGALLNGARLVIFPPIPSSLSDLGSFIEKQRITILWLTAGLFHQMVEEQVERLKNVRQLLAGGDVLSVPHVEKALEILEDCQLINGYGPTENTTFTCYHAIPHRVPADRSIPIGKPVSNTTCYVLDCNLRPVPIGVYGQLYTGGDGLALEYLQRNELTAERFIDNPFEIQTGSKLYHTGDTVRYLSDGNLEFLGRTDSMVKIRGFRIELGEIEAAIAADDSVRDCVVVARKISTTEKQLVAYVVPKGKSKPTSEALRSHLKDKLPEYMMPSAYVFLETLPLTASGKVNRLALPDPEGTRPALDHKYLAPRDSAEEQLAGIWEELLGIRPIGVHDKFFELGGHSLLAVRLFARIEKVFGKRLPLTILFETPTIAQLANAIREKELSASRSLLVAIKDGGSKPPLFLVHGAGGGILWGYANLGACFTDDQPIYGIESPGMRGMAELESIEVMASRYVEEVRTLQPRGPYYLGGYCFGGNVSFEMARQLSRMGEEVAFLALFESMPINTSYTKAPWRRAKFYRGFLLNLYYGLEDFCRLKPEIRRNLFERKARVIRRRILNLIKPKRMGRSHFDLEGVINTEQIPENELNLWQIHLRAFQEYVTKPYVGRITLFRTRRQPLLCSFDRSLGWDEFSLGGVDVRIISGSHGSIFTEPNVSQLAGELRSCLRATSERLPA